The Flavobacteriales bacterium genome includes a region encoding these proteins:
- a CDS encoding tetratricopeptide repeat protein: protein MKILKLAFVALFLSIPFLCQSQTKRLDSLLSVWHSTTKSDSIRISSYQEYLNLKYAQKPDSGLLMIKELEEFATQKNEKYGLANAMMYKATLLDKIGRLDESIELNQKAKKIFIELKDSAKLGLIMLNIGASYSTLGNQKEGLYYAKQALDIYKKTKNSQLVVATNNLATIYHKMGDYNSAIKYYQEALELNKKKNNAKMQASLNINLGGLYTDILNDYAKGLQYFEEGLTISRKNNLKSYEGLCLLNMAVNYDKRKLKDKSKTLLNEAIMCFEKVGDEQKLNYCRGLMADHYIAEKEYNKAKVLLDSIMYFAKETDNEGLIMLTNQSYGIICQNQGKLELAKSHFLLAYQLANKLQEFTSQSELSESLYEVYKQLKDYKNALYYFEESKMYYDSLNQNDVAKKMQQLEFDKKLFADSLKQAHEKQELELLHKQEITKQNRIRNTLIGVGLFALLLAGGFFSRWKYVKHTNEIIASEKERSDNLLLNILPAEVAEELKQKGEAEAQDFNEVTVLFTDFVSFTKKSESMTAQDLVSEINYFFKAFDEISTKYNIEKIKTIGDAYMAAGGLPVPSANSAVNTVLAGLEMQQFVLDYQKKQRSEGKELFEMRAGINTGPVVAGIVGIKKFQYDVWGDTVNTASRMETNGVSGKVNISETTYHLIKDDNRFVFEPRGKMDVKGKGMIDMYFVGLA, encoded by the coding sequence ATGAAAATTCTCAAGCTGGCGTTTGTCGCTTTGTTTTTAAGTATCCCGTTTCTATGTCAATCTCAAACCAAGCGATTGGACTCGTTACTCAGCGTATGGCACAGCACGACTAAATCAGATAGCATTAGAATAAGTTCCTACCAAGAATATTTGAATCTTAAATACGCCCAAAAACCAGATTCTGGTCTGTTAATGATTAAGGAGTTGGAAGAATTTGCAACTCAAAAAAACGAAAAATATGGCTTGGCAAACGCCATGATGTATAAAGCCACATTGCTCGATAAAATTGGAAGACTTGATGAGTCTATTGAATTAAACCAAAAGGCAAAGAAAATATTTATTGAGTTGAAAGACTCTGCAAAATTGGGACTAATTATGCTAAACATAGGGGCTAGTTATTCTACTTTGGGAAATCAAAAAGAAGGATTGTATTATGCAAAACAAGCACTTGACATTTACAAAAAAACCAAGAATAGCCAATTGGTTGTGGCCACAAATAATTTAGCAACAATTTACCACAAAATGGGCGACTACAACAGTGCCATAAAATATTATCAAGAGGCACTGGAATTGAACAAAAAGAAAAACAATGCTAAAATGCAAGCGTCGCTAAATATAAATCTTGGTGGACTATACACCGACATATTGAATGATTATGCCAAAGGGCTACAATATTTTGAAGAAGGTTTAACTATTTCCAGAAAAAATAATCTGAAATCGTATGAAGGTTTGTGTTTGCTAAATATGGCCGTAAATTATGATAAAAGAAAACTCAAAGATAAAAGCAAAACGTTGCTCAATGAGGCCATTATGTGCTTCGAAAAAGTTGGAGACGAACAAAAATTAAACTACTGCAGAGGGCTAATGGCCGATCATTACATTGCAGAAAAAGAGTATAACAAGGCAAAAGTGTTGTTGGATTCTATAATGTATTTTGCAAAAGAAACCGACAACGAAGGGTTGATTATGCTTACAAATCAATCGTATGGTATTATATGTCAGAATCAGGGAAAATTAGAGTTAGCCAAATCACACTTTCTTTTGGCATATCAACTTGCCAATAAACTTCAAGAATTCACTTCTCAATCGGAATTAAGTGAGAGTTTATATGAAGTGTACAAACAATTGAAAGATTACAAGAATGCTCTTTATTATTTTGAGGAGTCTAAAATGTATTACGACTCCTTAAATCAAAATGATGTTGCAAAAAAAATGCAGCAGCTCGAATTTGATAAAAAACTGTTTGCAGATAGTTTGAAGCAAGCCCATGAAAAACAAGAATTGGAACTTTTGCACAAACAAGAAATAACCAAACAAAATAGAATCCGTAACACACTCATTGGTGTTGGACTTTTTGCCTTGCTCTTGGCGGGAGGGTTTTTTAGTCGTTGGAAGTATGTAAAACATACCAATGAGATTATTGCCTCCGAAAAAGAACGGTCTGATAATTTATTGCTCAATATTTTACCTGCCGAAGTAGCCGAAGAACTCAAACAAAAGGGTGAAGCAGAAGCACAAGATTTTAATGAAGTAACCGTTTTGTTTACCGATTTTGTGTCGTTTACTAAAAAATCAGAAAGCATGACGGCTCAGGATTTGGTTTCCGAAATAAATTATTTTTTCAAAGCATTTGACGAAATAAGCACCAAATACAACATCGAAAAAATTAAAACCATTGGTGATGCATACATGGCCGCAGGTGGGCTTCCCGTTCCGTCAGCCAATTCGGCAGTGAATACAGTGCTGGCAGGATTGGAAATGCAACAATTTGTTTTAGACTACCAAAAAAAGCAACGTTCCGAAGGCAAAGAACTCTTTGAAATGAGGGCAGGAATAAATACCGGCCCAGTAGTGGCTGGTATTGTGGGTATCAAAAAATTTCAATACGACGTATGGGGCGACACCGTAAACACTGCTTCCCGAATGGAAACCAATGGCGTATCGGGCAAGGTGAATATTTCGGAAACCACGTATCATTTAATTAAAGACGACAACCGATTTGTTTTTGAACCACGCGGCAAAATGGACGTAAAAGGAAAAGGCATGATTGATATGTATTTTGTGGGATTGGCATAG